The proteins below come from a single Streptomyces sp. B3I8 genomic window:
- a CDS encoding YegS/Rv2252/BmrU family lipid kinase gives MSHPTRRFTAVVNPTAGGSTAAEALLKVARPLREAGAELETEYSRSLSHAQELARLAGERGRVVLAVGGDGIAGGIGGALSGTGTVLGLVPAGRGNDFARALGLPTDPADLARVLLHHDPRPVDTVEIESAVHHRTVVLGSVYAGVDALANRHANHAALLRGAASYYAGGLRAVATWRPARYHVTVDGEEHAHHGYTVVAANSPYYGSGRLIAPDARVDDGLLEVVMISHAPRRLFFALMRELRTGAHVNRLEVRVLRGREIRIEADRAVPYGADGEVEATLPVTARVLPGALSVLY, from the coding sequence ATGTCCCACCCGACGCGACGGTTCACGGCCGTCGTCAACCCCACGGCGGGCGGCTCCACCGCGGCCGAGGCACTGCTGAAGGTCGCCCGACCGCTGCGCGAGGCGGGCGCCGAACTGGAGACCGAGTACAGCCGCAGCCTGTCCCACGCCCAGGAACTCGCCCGGCTCGCCGGGGAACGCGGCCGGGTGGTCCTCGCCGTCGGCGGGGACGGCATCGCGGGCGGCATCGGCGGCGCCCTCAGCGGTACCGGCACCGTGCTCGGCCTGGTACCCGCCGGACGCGGCAACGACTTCGCCCGCGCCCTCGGTCTGCCCACCGACCCGGCCGACCTCGCCCGGGTTCTCCTCCACCACGATCCACGCCCCGTCGACACCGTCGAGATCGAGTCCGCCGTCCACCACCGCACCGTCGTCCTGGGGAGCGTCTACGCCGGCGTCGACGCCCTGGCCAACCGGCACGCCAACCACGCGGCACTGCTGCGAGGCGCCGCCTCCTACTACGCCGGAGGCCTGCGCGCCGTCGCCACCTGGCGGCCGGCCCGGTACCACGTCACCGTCGACGGCGAGGAGCACGCCCACCACGGCTACACCGTCGTCGCCGCCAACTCCCCGTACTACGGCTCGGGCCGCCTCATCGCGCCCGACGCCCGGGTCGACGACGGGCTGCTGGAGGTGGTGATGATCAGCCACGCCCCGCGACGGCTCTTCTTCGCCCTCATGCGGGAACTGCGCACCGGCGCCCACGTCAACCGCCTTGAGGTGCGCGTCCTGCGCGGGCGGGAGATCCGCATCGAGGCCGACCGTGCCGTCCCCTACGGGGCGGACGGCGAGGTCGAGGCCACCTTGCCCGTCACCGCGCGGGTCCTGCCGGGCGCGCTCAGCGTGCTGTACTGA
- the asnB gene encoding asparagine synthase (glutamine-hydrolyzing), translating into MCGITGWVSFDRELRAEDAALRAMTETMACRGPDDQGVWAEGPAALGHRRLAVIDLPGGRQPMTVDTPQGTVALVYSGETYNFTELRRELTDRGHRFTTDSDTEVVLRGYLEWGDTLAERLNGMYAFALWDGRRQRLVMVRDRMGIKPFYYSPTADGVLFGSEPKAVLANPLASRRVRLDGLRELFTFVKTPGHAVWDGMREVEPGTVVTVDRDGVRARVYWELETRPHTDDRDTTVATVRTLLDDIVRRQLVADVPRCTLLSGGLDSSALTALAARQLDERGEKVRSFAVDFAGQADNFVADELRGTPDTPFVHDVARASRTDHQDIVLDAQALADPEVRATVVRARDLPMGFGDMDASLYLLFKAVRGQSTVALSGESADEVFGGYLQFFDEEARRADAFPWLVQFGRHFGDDTGVLRPELTRSLDLEGYVADNYRTAVAGIRRLDGESDFEWRMRRMSHLHLTRFVRALLDRKDRMSMAVGLEVRVPFCDHRLVEYVYNAPWALKSFDGREKTLLREATADVLPKSVYDRVKSPYPSTQDPKYGLALQDQAKELLSRPSHPVFDLVDRDRLHRLAHRDSPSGTQAARRGLEKTLDLAVWMDLYAPELVLDE; encoded by the coding sequence ATGTGCGGCATCACCGGCTGGGTCTCCTTCGACCGCGAACTGCGCGCCGAGGACGCGGCACTGCGCGCGATGACCGAGACGATGGCCTGCCGTGGCCCCGACGACCAGGGCGTCTGGGCCGAGGGTCCCGCGGCCCTCGGACACCGCCGGCTCGCCGTCATCGACCTGCCCGGCGGCCGGCAGCCGATGACGGTCGACACCCCGCAGGGAACGGTGGCGCTGGTCTACTCCGGGGAGACGTACAACTTCACCGAGCTGCGCCGCGAACTCACCGACCGCGGGCACCGGTTCACGACCGACTCCGACACCGAGGTCGTGCTCCGCGGTTATCTCGAATGGGGCGACACACTGGCCGAGCGGCTCAACGGCATGTACGCCTTCGCGCTCTGGGACGGCCGCCGGCAGCGGCTCGTCATGGTCCGCGACCGCATGGGCATCAAGCCGTTCTACTACTCCCCCACCGCCGACGGTGTCCTGTTCGGCTCGGAGCCCAAGGCCGTCCTCGCCAACCCGCTGGCCTCCCGCCGGGTCCGCCTGGACGGTCTGCGCGAGTTGTTCACATTCGTCAAGACTCCGGGGCACGCCGTGTGGGACGGCATGCGCGAGGTCGAGCCCGGCACGGTGGTCACCGTCGACCGCGACGGCGTGCGCGCCCGCGTCTACTGGGAGCTGGAGACCCGTCCGCACACCGACGACCGGGACACCACGGTCGCCACCGTCCGCACCCTGCTCGACGACATCGTGCGCCGCCAACTCGTCGCCGATGTGCCGCGCTGCACCCTGCTCTCCGGTGGTCTGGACTCCTCCGCGCTGACCGCGCTGGCGGCCCGGCAGCTCGACGAGCGGGGCGAGAAGGTGCGCAGCTTCGCCGTCGACTTCGCCGGCCAGGCGGACAACTTCGTCGCCGACGAACTGCGCGGCACCCCCGACACACCGTTCGTGCACGACGTGGCCCGCGCCTCGCGCACCGACCACCAGGACATCGTCCTGGACGCGCAGGCGCTCGCCGACCCGGAGGTGCGGGCCACGGTCGTACGCGCCCGGGACCTGCCGATGGGCTTCGGCGACATGGACGCCTCGCTGTATCTGCTGTTCAAGGCGGTCCGCGGGCAGTCCACCGTCGCCCTGTCCGGGGAGTCGGCGGACGAGGTGTTCGGCGGTTATCTGCAGTTCTTCGACGAGGAGGCGCGGCGCGCGGACGCCTTCCCCTGGCTGGTGCAGTTCGGCCGCCACTTCGGTGACGACACCGGCGTACTGCGCCCGGAGCTGACCCGCTCCCTCGATCTGGAGGGGTACGTCGCCGACAACTACCGCACCGCCGTCGCCGGGATCCGGCGGCTGGACGGGGAGAGCGACTTCGAGTGGCGGATGCGGAGGATGTCCCATCTGCACCTGACCCGGTTCGTGCGGGCACTGCTCGACCGGAAGGACCGGATGAGCATGGCGGTCGGTCTCGAGGTCCGGGTGCCGTTCTGCGACCACCGGCTGGTCGAGTACGTGTACAACGCGCCCTGGGCGCTGAAGTCGTTCGACGGCCGGGAGAAGACCCTGCTGCGGGAGGCTACGGCGGACGTGCTGCCGAAGTCGGTGTACGACAGGGTCAAGAGCCCGTATCCGTCCACCCAGGACCCGAAGTACGGCCTCGCCCTCCAGGACCAGGCCAAGGAGCTGCTCTCCCGGCCCTCGCACCCGGTCTTCGACCTCGTGGACCGCGACCGGCTGCACCGGCTGGCTCACCGCGACAGCCCGTCCGGCACGCAGGCGGCCCGTCGCGGACTGGAGAAGACGCTGGACCTGGCTGTGTGGATGGACCTGTACGCCCCGGAGCTCGTCCTGGACGAATGA
- a CDS encoding SDR family NAD(P)-dependent oxidoreductase, which produces MNDRTALVTGANKGIGKEIARLLVAEGYTVHVGSRDAGRGKKAVEEIGGSARLVVLDVTDADGIAAAAARIGTLDVLVNNAGVVVDDSRPPELGLDGMRRTYETNLFGVLAVTNAFLPALRRSPAPRIVNISSGTGSLAWSADPEREFAAFRGQGAAYRSGKAALNALTLYYGQALEEEGFKVNAMAPGLRATDLHPRAALATAGDPAEAAAGAVRLATLPDDGPTGGFFSWDGTPMPW; this is translated from the coding sequence ATGAACGATCGCACAGCACTGGTCACCGGTGCCAACAAGGGAATCGGCAAGGAGATCGCCCGCCTCCTGGTCGCCGAGGGTTACACCGTCCACGTGGGCTCGCGGGACGCCGGCCGGGGGAAGAAGGCGGTCGAGGAGATCGGCGGGAGCGCCCGGCTCGTCGTGCTCGACGTCACCGACGCAGACGGCATCGCCGCCGCTGCGGCGCGGATCGGCACGCTGGACGTCCTGGTCAACAACGCGGGCGTCGTGGTGGACGACAGCCGGCCGCCCGAGCTCGGCCTGGACGGCATGCGCCGCACCTACGAGACCAATCTGTTCGGTGTCCTCGCCGTCACCAACGCCTTCCTGCCCGCGCTGCGCCGCTCCCCGGCGCCCCGCATCGTCAACATCTCCAGCGGCACCGGCTCGCTGGCCTGGAGCGCGGACCCGGAGCGCGAGTTCGCCGCGTTCCGGGGGCAGGGCGCGGCCTACCGTTCCGGCAAGGCGGCGCTCAACGCGCTGACCCTGTACTACGGACAGGCACTTGAGGAGGAGGGCTTCAAGGTTAACGCAATGGCCCCCGGGCTGCGGGCGACGGATCTGCACCCCCGGGCGGCCCTGGCGACGGCCGGGGACCCGGCGGAGGCGGCGGCGGGCGCGGTGCGGCTCGCCACGCTCCCGGACGACGGTCCGACCGGCGGCTTCTTCTCCTGGGACGGCACACCCATGCCGTGGTGA
- a CDS encoding helix-turn-helix transcriptional regulator: MPRQELARFLRDRRERLRPGEFGLADDDHRRTPGLRREEVAELAHMSVDYYVRLEQARGPRPSPRILDGLAGALRLAPAERSHLFRLAGTSPPPGTRAVRRVRPHVAGMLHRLPDTGAVVTDAAYDIVACNPLARALMSDGPGGESNLARRRFLGEGRTPSSSGNEEFGRIAVARLRRSAQRYPRDAALAALLAELHAGSEEFRQLWEERPVHAPGHRAKTLDHPTAGRLRLNCDVLLVPEEDQEVVLITADAGSSTARSFHRLAAHTAQTAAETAGHTGPDRPSARRNTRGAAGVRGAG, translated from the coding sequence ATGCCGAGGCAGGAACTGGCCCGTTTTCTGCGGGACCGCCGCGAACGACTGCGTCCCGGGGAGTTCGGGCTGGCCGACGACGACCACCGCCGCACCCCCGGACTGCGCCGGGAGGAGGTGGCCGAGCTGGCCCACATGTCCGTCGACTACTACGTCCGGCTCGAACAGGCCCGCGGGCCGCGCCCGTCACCGCGCATCCTGGACGGACTGGCCGGGGCGCTGCGGCTGGCCCCGGCCGAGCGCAGTCATCTCTTCCGGCTCGCGGGGACGAGTCCGCCGCCGGGCACCCGCGCGGTGCGGCGGGTGCGCCCGCACGTGGCCGGGATGCTGCACCGGCTGCCGGACACGGGAGCGGTCGTCACCGACGCCGCCTACGACATCGTGGCCTGCAACCCCCTGGCCCGCGCGCTGATGAGCGACGGCCCCGGGGGCGAGAGCAATCTGGCCCGGCGCCGTTTCCTCGGCGAGGGACGGACCCCTTCCAGCAGCGGCAACGAGGAGTTCGGGCGCATCGCGGTGGCCCGGCTGCGCCGGTCGGCGCAGCGCTATCCCCGGGACGCGGCGCTGGCCGCGCTGCTGGCCGAACTGCACGCCGGCAGTGAGGAGTTCCGGCAGCTGTGGGAGGAACGGCCGGTCCACGCCCCGGGGCACCGCGCGAAGACCCTCGACCACCCGACAGCGGGACGGCTGCGCCTCAACTGCGACGTCCTGCTGGTGCCGGAGGAGGACCAGGAGGTCGTGCTCATCACGGCGGACGCCGGATCGTCCACCGCGCGCTCCTTCCACCGCCTCGCGGCGCACACCGCGCAGACGGCCGCGGAGACGGCCGGGCACACCGGTCCGGACCGGCCGTCGGCCCGGCGGAACACCCGCGGTGCGGCCGGCGTCCGCGGCGCCGGCTGA
- a CDS encoding TetR/AcrR family transcriptional regulator produces MTPIRHNGSHSDPALDPVLDPVLDAVRDRVLAVGVRRTTLTDVARRAGVSRMTLYRRWPDVRTLVGDLMTREWIAAATAAMPAPTADLTGRARIVESLVNGVGAFRSHPLFRKIVDVDPELLLPYVLDRRGASQDALLELLAAAVREGHADGSVRPGHAERQARTLLLVVQSFTLSLRTMTDEDDPGLTTAAFTAELRTLLERTLTP; encoded by the coding sequence ATGACGCCTATCCGTCACAATGGCTCGCACAGTGATCCAGCGCTCGATCCGGTGCTCGATCCGGTGCTCGACGCGGTGCGCGACCGGGTGCTGGCCGTCGGGGTCCGCCGCACCACCCTCACCGACGTGGCCCGCCGTGCGGGCGTGTCCCGGATGACGCTGTACCGGCGCTGGCCCGACGTGCGGACCCTGGTCGGCGATCTGATGACCCGCGAGTGGATCGCGGCGGCCACCGCGGCGATGCCGGCCCCGACGGCGGACCTCACAGGGCGTGCCCGGATCGTCGAGTCGCTGGTGAACGGGGTCGGGGCCTTCCGGTCGCACCCGCTTTTCCGCAAGATCGTCGACGTGGATCCGGAGCTGCTCCTGCCGTATGTGCTGGACCGGCGCGGCGCGAGCCAGGACGCCCTGCTGGAGCTGCTCGCCGCGGCCGTGCGCGAGGGGCACGCGGACGGCTCCGTACGCCCGGGACACGCCGAACGGCAGGCGCGGACGCTGCTGTTGGTCGTGCAGTCGTTCACGCTGTCGCTGCGCACGATGACGGACGAGGACGACCCCGGGCTGACCACCGCGGCATTCACCGCCGAGCTGCGCACCCTGCTGGAGAGGACCCTCACCCCGTGA
- a CDS encoding glycerol-3-phosphate dehydrogenase/oxidase, which produces MTASTVPAALPATASTSLSAARRTRELATTVGGPAVDVLVVGLGATGAGVALDAASRGLSVAAIDAHDLAFGTSRWSSKLIHGGLRYLAAGQFDVAYESAVERGVLMERTAPHLVRAQPFVLPLTPLVSRGGAALAWAGFRAGDALRVAARTARATLPAPRRLTAVETCRLAPALRDAGLRGGLLSWDGRLVDDARLVTALARTAARRGARILTRVRALELDGSGARVRDELTGEEGVIRARAVVNAAGVWAGGLVDGVRIRPSRGTHLVLRGDLLGPLPAGLHIPVPGETNRFVLVLPQDDGRVYVGLTDEPVEGTAVPDVPEVPETDIGFLLDVVGTALGVPVRRADVAGAFAGLRPLLDGGAGSEGGTADLSRRHAVLTSSQGVVTVVGGKLTTYRRMAQDAVDALVAGGRVAAGPSRTASLPLVGAGPAPAGVPRRLVRRYGTEAAAVHALGAADPELREPVVPGYPVTRAELWWGVRHEGALDVADLLDRRCRLGLVAGERDGAVGAAREALSGGG; this is translated from the coding sequence GTGACCGCCTCCACCGTCCCGGCCGCCCTGCCCGCGACCGCCTCGACCTCGCTGTCCGCCGCCCGCCGGACCCGTGAACTGGCCACGACCGTCGGTGGTCCGGCCGTCGACGTCCTGGTCGTGGGCCTCGGCGCGACCGGCGCGGGCGTCGCCCTGGACGCCGCCTCCCGAGGGCTCTCGGTCGCCGCGATCGACGCCCACGACCTCGCGTTCGGCACTTCCCGCTGGAGCTCCAAGCTGATCCACGGCGGGCTGCGCTACCTCGCGGCCGGGCAGTTCGACGTGGCGTACGAGAGCGCGGTCGAGCGCGGGGTGCTGATGGAGCGGACCGCCCCCCATCTGGTGCGCGCGCAGCCGTTCGTCCTGCCGCTGACTCCCCTGGTGTCGCGCGGCGGGGCCGCTCTGGCCTGGGCGGGCTTCCGCGCCGGTGACGCGTTGCGGGTCGCGGCGCGCACCGCCCGGGCCACCCTGCCGGCCCCGCGGCGGCTGACCGCCGTGGAGACCTGCCGCCTGGCGCCCGCGCTGCGGGACGCCGGGCTGCGCGGCGGGCTGCTGTCCTGGGACGGCCGGCTCGTCGACGACGCCCGTCTGGTGACCGCCCTCGCGCGCACCGCGGCCCGCCGGGGCGCCCGGATCCTCACTCGGGTGCGGGCGCTGGAACTCGACGGCTCCGGCGCCCGGGTGCGCGACGAACTCACCGGCGAGGAGGGCGTGATCCGGGCCCGGGCGGTGGTCAACGCGGCGGGGGTGTGGGCGGGCGGCCTCGTCGACGGCGTGCGCATCCGGCCCTCGCGCGGCACCCATCTCGTGCTGCGCGGGGACCTCCTCGGTCCACTGCCGGCCGGGCTGCACATACCGGTGCCCGGGGAGACCAACCGGTTCGTGCTCGTCCTGCCGCAGGACGACGGGCGGGTGTACGTGGGTCTCACCGACGAGCCGGTGGAGGGGACGGCCGTGCCGGACGTGCCCGAGGTGCCGGAGACCGACATCGGGTTCCTGCTGGACGTGGTGGGGACCGCGCTGGGGGTGCCGGTCCGGCGGGCGGACGTGGCGGGCGCGTTCGCGGGGCTGCGGCCGTTGCTGGACGGCGGGGCGGGCTCGGAGGGCGGCACCGCCGACCTCTCGCGGCGGCACGCGGTGCTCACCTCGTCGCAGGGGGTGGTCACCGTGGTCGGCGGCAAGCTGACGACGTACCGGCGGATGGCGCAGGACGCGGTCGACGCGCTGGTGGCAGGGGGGCGGGTCGCGGCCGGGCCCTCCAGGACGGCGTCGCTGCCGTTGGTGGGGGCGGGGCCCGCCCCGGCGGGCGTCCCGCGAAGGCTGGTGCGGCGGTACGGGACGGAGGCCGCGGCGGTGCACGCCCTGGGGGCGGCCGACCCGGAACTGCGGGAGCCGGTCGTGCCGGGGTATCCGGTGACCCGGGCGGAGCTGTGGTGGGGGGTGCGGCACGAGGGGGCGCTGGACGTGGCGGACCTGCTGGACCGCCGCTGCCGGCTCGGACTCGTCGCCGGGGAACGGGACGGGGCGGTGGGGGCGGCGCGGGAGGCGCTGAGCGGGGGCGGGTGA
- a CDS encoding SOS response-associated peptidase has translation MCGRYASTRSPEDLTRLFEVTDPRPEETLAPSWNVAPTDQVWAVLERGPRPDGDGDDGAPGTVRRQLRPLRWGLVPSWAKDVKIGARMINARVETVHEKPAFRRAFVRRRCLLPADGFYEWQQITAEGGGKPRKQPYFIHPEDDQVMALAGLYEYWRDPAVAHDDDPGAWLTTCTILTTEATDEAGRVHPRMPLALTPEHYDAWLDPAHRDPDVLRALLSRPAEGRLDAREVSTAVNNVRNNGPHLLEAVGR, from the coding sequence ATGTGCGGCCGCTACGCCTCCACCAGAAGCCCCGAGGACCTGACCCGACTCTTCGAGGTCACCGACCCGCGCCCCGAGGAAACACTCGCCCCCAGCTGGAACGTCGCCCCGACGGACCAGGTCTGGGCCGTCCTGGAACGTGGCCCGCGCCCCGACGGCGACGGCGACGACGGGGCCCCCGGGACCGTACGACGCCAACTGCGCCCCCTGCGCTGGGGACTCGTGCCCTCCTGGGCGAAGGACGTCAAGATCGGCGCGCGGATGATCAACGCACGCGTCGAGACCGTCCACGAGAAGCCGGCCTTCCGCCGCGCCTTCGTGCGGCGCCGCTGCCTGCTGCCCGCCGACGGCTTCTACGAGTGGCAGCAGATCACCGCCGAAGGGGGCGGCAAGCCCCGTAAGCAGCCGTACTTCATCCACCCCGAGGACGACCAGGTGATGGCGCTCGCCGGACTCTACGAGTACTGGCGGGACCCCGCCGTCGCCCACGACGACGACCCCGGCGCCTGGCTGACGACCTGCACGATCCTCACCACCGAGGCGACCGACGAGGCCGGCCGCGTCCACCCCCGTATGCCGCTCGCCCTGACCCCCGAGCACTACGACGCCTGGCTCGACCCCGCCCATCGGGACCCCGACGTCCTGCGGGCCCTGCTCTCCCGGCCGGCCGAGGGCCGCCTCGACGCCCGTGAGGTCTCCACGGCCGTCAACAACGTCCGCAACAACGGACCGCACCTGCTGGAGGCGGTGGGTCGGTAG
- a CDS encoding serine hydrolase, which yields MTALEDLLSGYIGKGWAPGAVALVARGEEVEAAAVGTRAAGGSGPMTRDTLFRIASLTKPITAAAVMLLVDDGRISLDDPVATWLPELAEPRVVRTPRSELDDTVPAARPITVFHLLSSQAGYGLAPDFSLPHVRGLFGLQGGSWEPAGFPSPDTWLARLGEYPLLHHPGDAWLYNTCSDLQGMLVARVTGRSLPEFLAERILAPLGMSDTGFFVPPSRRDRFTTCYRSDPDGGLVETDAPDGMWSTEPGFASGAGGLVSTVDDWLAFARMLLADGAAPDGRRVLSASSVRLMRTDHTSARQRAASELFLQGQGWGFGGSVDLDTRDPWTSPGRYGWVGGTGTTAHVDPATGTVAVLMTQRFMNGPVPEDVMRDFWQYAARA from the coding sequence ATGACCGCGCTGGAGGATCTGCTGTCGGGGTACATCGGCAAGGGCTGGGCACCGGGGGCGGTGGCGCTGGTTGCCCGGGGCGAGGAGGTCGAGGCGGCGGCCGTCGGCACCCGGGCGGCCGGGGGCTCCGGCCCGATGACCCGGGACACGCTCTTCCGGATCGCCTCGCTCACCAAGCCGATCACGGCCGCGGCGGTGATGCTGCTGGTCGACGACGGCCGGATCTCCCTGGACGATCCGGTCGCCACCTGGCTGCCGGAGTTGGCCGAACCGCGCGTCGTACGGACTCCGCGGAGCGAACTGGACGACACGGTGCCCGCGGCCCGGCCGATCACCGTGTTCCATCTGCTCTCCTCGCAGGCGGGATACGGCTTGGCCCCCGACTTCTCGCTGCCGCACGTGCGCGGGCTGTTCGGACTGCAGGGCGGGAGCTGGGAGCCCGCGGGCTTCCCCTCCCCCGACACCTGGCTGGCCCGGCTCGGGGAGTACCCGCTGCTGCACCACCCGGGGGACGCCTGGCTCTACAACACGTGTTCCGACCTGCAGGGCATGCTCGTCGCCCGGGTGACCGGGCGGTCGCTGCCGGAGTTCCTGGCCGAGCGGATCCTCGCACCGCTCGGCATGTCGGACACGGGTTTCTTCGTCCCGCCGAGCAGGCGCGACAGGTTCACCACGTGCTACCGGTCCGATCCGGACGGTGGTCTGGTGGAGACCGACGCGCCCGACGGCATGTGGAGCACCGAGCCGGGATTCGCCTCCGGCGCCGGCGGGCTCGTCTCCACCGTCGACGACTGGCTGGCGTTCGCCCGGATGCTGCTGGCCGACGGCGCGGCGCCGGACGGACGGCGGGTGCTCTCGGCGTCCTCGGTGCGGCTGATGCGCACCGATCACACGAGCGCCCGGCAGCGGGCCGCGAGCGAGCTGTTCCTGCAGGGGCAGGGCTGGGGCTTCGGTGGCTCGGTGGACCTCGACACGCGCGACCCGTGGACTTCCCCGGGCCGTTACGGGTGGGTCGGCGGCACGGGCACCACGGCCCATGTCGATCCCGCCACCGGCACGGTCGCCGTCCTGATGACCCAGCGGTTCATGAACGGCCCGGTCCCGGAGGACGTCATGCGGGACTTCTGGCAGTACGCGGCCCGGGCGTGA
- a CDS encoding FAD-binding oxidoreductase, whose translation MLWSGWGDPARATALPATVTDLLRDLLGVTPRTDPPLALDDLAVPPSPLTPAARAALVAAVGDGPEHVRTDAENRVRHTRGKSTPDLLRIRRGDTDGAPAAVVLPADHDEVLAVLRACADHGLSCVPFGGGTSVVGGLAPEGGAPFVALDLRRMDRLLDLDPVSRTATLQPGLRAPRAEALLAEHGFTLGHFPQSYEWATIGGFAAARSSGQASAGYGRFDEMVLGLTLATPEGTLDAGRAPRSAAGPDLRQLVLGSEGAFGVITSVTVRVRPAPRSRVHEGWRFASFDEGATALRRLAQDGPRPTVLRLSDETETLAGLARPGHLASPDAHGGDGCLAVTGYEGTEEDTAHRREHAAAVLRECGGTYLGEEPGTHWAEGRYSAPYLRDSLLDAGAFAETLETAAFWSRLPGLYAAVREALTTTLTDAGTPPLVMCHISHVYENGASLYFTVVSAQGADPVAHWAPAKRAAGEAILAAGGTISHHHGIGTDHRDGYLREAGPLGIEALRAVKRRLDPDGILNPGVLLPDDDRRSTPTQTPTSTLSAARPAASPVTPLPVPPVAPPADPPVD comes from the coding sequence ATGCTGTGGAGCGGCTGGGGCGATCCGGCCCGGGCGACGGCGCTGCCCGCGACGGTCACCGACCTGCTGCGCGACCTGCTCGGCGTCACCCCGCGCACCGACCCGCCGCTCGCCCTGGACGACCTCGCCGTCCCCCCGTCGCCGCTGACACCCGCGGCCCGGGCCGCCCTGGTCGCCGCCGTCGGCGACGGACCGGAGCATGTCCGCACCGACGCCGAGAACCGCGTCCGGCACACCCGCGGCAAATCCACACCCGACCTGCTGCGCATCCGGCGCGGCGACACCGACGGGGCCCCGGCCGCCGTCGTCCTCCCCGCCGACCACGACGAGGTGCTCGCCGTCCTGCGGGCCTGCGCCGACCACGGCCTGTCCTGCGTCCCCTTCGGCGGCGGCACGTCCGTCGTCGGCGGACTCGCCCCCGAGGGCGGCGCCCCCTTCGTCGCCCTGGACCTGCGCCGCATGGACCGGCTGCTCGACCTGGACCCCGTCTCCCGCACCGCCACCCTGCAGCCCGGCCTGCGCGCACCGCGCGCGGAGGCACTTCTCGCCGAACACGGCTTCACCCTCGGTCACTTCCCGCAGTCCTACGAGTGGGCCACCATCGGCGGCTTCGCCGCGGCCCGCTCCAGCGGGCAGGCCTCCGCCGGGTACGGCCGCTTCGACGAAATGGTGCTGGGCCTCACCCTCGCCACCCCCGAGGGCACCCTCGACGCGGGCCGCGCCCCCCGCTCGGCGGCCGGACCCGACCTGCGACAACTGGTCCTCGGCTCCGAGGGCGCGTTCGGCGTCATCACCTCCGTGACGGTGCGCGTCCGCCCCGCCCCCCGCAGCCGCGTCCACGAGGGCTGGCGGTTCGCGTCCTTCGACGAGGGAGCCACCGCCCTGCGCCGGCTCGCCCAGGACGGCCCCCGGCCCACCGTGCTGCGGCTCTCCGACGAGACGGAGACCCTCGCCGGCCTCGCCCGGCCCGGCCACCTCGCCTCCCCGGACGCCCACGGGGGCGACGGCTGCCTCGCCGTCACGGGATACGAGGGCACCGAGGAGGACACCGCCCACCGCCGCGAGCACGCCGCCGCCGTCCTGCGCGAGTGCGGCGGCACATACCTGGGCGAGGAACCGGGCACCCACTGGGCAGAGGGCCGCTACTCGGCGCCGTACCTGCGCGACTCCCTGCTCGACGCGGGAGCGTTCGCCGAGACACTGGAGACCGCCGCGTTCTGGTCCCGGCTGCCCGGCCTGTACGCCGCCGTGCGCGAGGCGCTCACCACGACGCTCACCGACGCCGGGACCCCGCCCCTGGTCATGTGCCACATCTCCCACGTGTACGAGAACGGCGCCTCGCTCTACTTCACGGTCGTCTCGGCGCAGGGCGCGGACCCCGTGGCACACTGGGCGCCGGCCAAACGGGCCGCCGGTGAGGCGATCCTGGCCGCGGGCGGCACCATCAGCCACCACCACGGGATCGGCACCGACCACCGGGACGGATACCTCCGCGAGGCGGGCCCCCTGGGGATCGAGGCACTGCGCGCGGTCAAACGCCGCCTGGACCCCGACGGCATACTCAACCCGGGCGTCCTGCTCCCCGACGACGACCGGCGGTCGACCCCGACGCAGACCCCCACCTCCACCCTGTCGGCCGCCCGACCCGCCGCCTCACCCGTCACCCCGCTTCCCGTTCCACCCGTCGCCCCGCCCGCCGATCCGCCCGTCGACTGA
- the rpmG gene encoding 50S ribosomal protein L33: protein MARSTLRPVVKLRSTAGTGVTYVTRKNRRNDPDRLVLRKYDAVAGEHVLFREER from the coding sequence ATGGCACGCAGCACCCTGCGCCCCGTCGTCAAGCTCAGGTCGACGGCCGGAACGGGCGTCACCTACGTGACGCGCAAGAACCGCCGCAACGACCCCGACCGCCTCGTACTGCGCAAGTACGACGCGGTGGCCGGGGAGCACGTCCTGTTCCGCGAGGAGCGCTAG
- a CDS encoding type B 50S ribosomal protein L31 — protein sequence MRPGIHPETRPVVFRDRAADTAFLTRSTARTSKTIEWADGNTYPLVDVEISSASHPFYTGAQRVVDTAGRVERFERRYGRGARTSG from the coding sequence ATGAGGCCCGGTATCCACCCCGAGACCCGCCCGGTCGTCTTCCGCGACCGTGCCGCCGACACCGCCTTCCTGACCCGCTCCACCGCGCGGACGTCGAAGACGATCGAGTGGGCGGACGGGAACACCTACCCGCTGGTCGACGTCGAGATCTCGTCGGCGAGCCACCCGTTCTACACCGGCGCACAGCGCGTGGTCGACACCGCCGGCCGCGTCGAGCGCTTCGAGCGCCGCTACGGCCGCGGAGCCCGCACCTCCGGCTGA